A part of Streptomyces sp. NBC_00557 genomic DNA contains:
- a CDS encoding 4-(cytidine 5'-diphospho)-2-C-methyl-D-erythritol kinase → MSVTVRVPAKVNVQLAVGAARPDGFHDLANVFLAVGLYDEVTVTPAEELRITCEGPDAAQVPLDRTNLAARAAIALAGRRGIEPDVHIHIAKDIPVAGGMAGGSADGAGALLACDRLWGTAASRAELLAICADLGSDVPFSLVGGAALGTGRGERLTALEVGGTFHWVFAMAGRGLSTPAVFREFDRLAEGREIPEPVASPELLQALAKGDAEALAAAAANDLQPAALSLFPELADTLDAGRGAGALAALVSGSGPTTAFLARDAEAAEKVAEALRTSGTCRSVRTAAGPVPGATVV, encoded by the coding sequence GTGAGCGTCACGGTACGGGTACCGGCCAAGGTCAACGTCCAGCTCGCGGTCGGCGCCGCCCGCCCCGACGGGTTCCACGACCTCGCCAACGTCTTCCTCGCCGTCGGCCTCTACGACGAGGTGACGGTGACCCCCGCGGAGGAACTCCGGATCACCTGCGAGGGCCCGGACGCCGCCCAGGTGCCGCTGGACCGCACCAACCTCGCCGCGCGCGCCGCGATCGCCCTCGCCGGGCGGCGCGGGATCGAGCCGGACGTCCACATCCACATCGCCAAGGACATCCCGGTCGCCGGCGGCATGGCGGGCGGCAGCGCGGACGGCGCGGGCGCGCTGCTCGCCTGCGACCGGCTGTGGGGCACGGCGGCTTCGCGGGCCGAGCTGCTGGCGATCTGCGCCGACCTGGGCAGCGACGTGCCGTTCAGCCTGGTCGGCGGGGCCGCTCTGGGCACCGGCCGGGGCGAGCGGCTGACCGCCCTGGAGGTCGGCGGCACCTTCCACTGGGTGTTCGCGATGGCCGGGCGGGGGCTGTCGACACCGGCGGTGTTCCGCGAGTTCGACCGGCTGGCCGAGGGCCGGGAGATCCCGGAGCCGGTGGCCTCGCCGGAGCTGCTGCAGGCGCTGGCGAAGGGGGACGCGGAGGCGCTGGCCGCCGCCGCGGCCAATGACCTCCAGCCTGCGGCGCTGTCGCTCTTCCCCGAGCTGGCGGACACGCTGGACGCGGGGCGCGGGGCGGGCGCGCTCGCCGCGCTGGTCTCCGGTTCCGGGCCCACGACGGCGTTCCTCGCCCGGGATGCCGAGGCGGCGGAGAAGGTGGCCGAGGCCCTGCGGACGTCCGGGACGTGCAGGTCGGTGCGGACGGCGGCGGGGCCGGTGCCGGGGGCGACGGTGGTCTGA
- a CDS encoding helix-turn-helix transcriptional regulator yields MGVRLMVVDDHRLLAEALASALKLRGHRVLAAAAPAAGAADLVIARAPEVCLLGTAAPAEPGVFDPVTKIKRERPQVAVLVLGPVPSPRGIAAAFAAGASGYVRHDERIEGVERAIMKARAGEAAVAPQLLQGAFGELLNPAAQPDDEAQRLLSMLTPREVEVLVRVADGEDTRVIAAGMGIAPSTARTHVQRVLMKLGVGSRLEAAALAARTGLLDRAGPLASGTE; encoded by the coding sequence ATGGGAGTGCGGCTCATGGTCGTCGACGACCATCGCCTGCTCGCGGAGGCGCTCGCGTCGGCGCTCAAGCTCCGCGGGCACCGGGTGCTCGCCGCGGCGGCGCCGGCCGCGGGTGCGGCGGACCTGGTGATCGCGCGGGCGCCGGAGGTGTGCCTGCTGGGTACGGCGGCGCCGGCCGAACCGGGCGTCTTCGACCCGGTGACGAAGATCAAGCGGGAGCGGCCGCAGGTCGCGGTGCTGGTGCTCGGGCCGGTGCCGTCGCCGCGCGGCATCGCGGCGGCGTTCGCGGCCGGCGCGTCGGGATACGTGCGGCACGACGAGCGCATCGAGGGCGTCGAGCGGGCGATCATGAAGGCGCGGGCCGGGGAGGCGGCGGTCGCCCCGCAGCTGCTGCAGGGGGCGTTCGGGGAGCTACTCAACCCCGCGGCGCAGCCCGACGACGAGGCCCAGCGCCTGCTGTCGATGCTGACGCCCCGGGAGGTGGAGGTGCTGGTCCGGGTGGCCGACGGCGAGGACACCCGGGTGATCGCCGCCGGCATGGGCATCGCGCCCAGCACCGCCCGCACCCACGTCCAGCGGGTGCTGATGAAGCTGGGCGTGGGGTCGCGGCTGGAGGCGGCGGCGCTGGCCGCCCGGACGGGACTGCTGGACCGGGCGGGGCCGTTGGCTTCCGGCACCGAGTAG
- a CDS encoding outer membrane protein assembly factor BamB family protein encodes MTQPPPPPPSQPPNQPPQPPGFGPTNPNQPPQQPPQPPPGYGYPHPAPPPQPPQPGYGYPGPQQNPYGQQAPAYGQQAPVYGQQPPAGYGAGPQNPYAQPVQPGYGYPGQSPQAPMPPQPGQGGGRNTTALVIVVAAVVAIALIITGGIWYANSSGDGGKKHDTASSSGGTGGKNGSGGTGGGKEKVPADPAAKVLFKVPLPTTDDVVTTAGSWLTGKVYAKSGVAEIVGYDPAKGTRLWTIKLPGPVCAASKQVTSDGRTAITYQPRWDTKDHFAGCTQIAAIDLNAGQKLWTKTVKSGDYPVSYQNVTVGRRTVAVGDTEGGAAFDIDSGKPLWLPKPGDDCYDAGYGGGAKLVAVRSCGDVDNARLLIQTLDPKTGKVISEYRMDQGIDRASVVSTDPLVVAAVVGDGSRNMDYFSIDDRTGKLLAHISAPADAYGGKCEGITRFEDCHGIVVGNGRLYLPTAEHDSSSGLGRTNSIVAFDLTTGKPTGQRADAGDGTTLVPLRMDGSNLLAYKPPTYKDGGQVVSIDGGSFKETKLLVNPAEQKAREAESNFLPDSHEYLYRDGRLYMAQIFARRKGTSSIGEQDLVLVFGTSG; translated from the coding sequence ATGACCCAGCCGCCCCCTCCGCCGCCGAGCCAACCGCCGAACCAGCCCCCGCAGCCGCCCGGCTTCGGCCCCACGAACCCGAACCAGCCCCCGCAGCAGCCCCCTCAGCCGCCGCCCGGCTACGGATACCCGCACCCGGCGCCGCCCCCGCAGCCGCCCCAGCCCGGCTACGGCTACCCCGGCCCGCAGCAGAACCCGTACGGCCAGCAGGCCCCGGCCTACGGTCAGCAGGCTCCCGTCTACGGCCAGCAGCCCCCCGCCGGTTACGGGGCCGGGCCGCAGAACCCGTACGCCCAGCCCGTACAGCCCGGTTACGGCTATCCGGGCCAGTCACCGCAGGCGCCGATGCCGCCGCAGCCGGGGCAGGGCGGCGGACGGAACACCACCGCGCTCGTCATCGTCGTCGCGGCGGTCGTCGCCATCGCCCTGATCATCACCGGCGGCATCTGGTACGCCAACTCCTCCGGGGACGGCGGCAAGAAGCACGACACCGCCTCCTCCAGCGGCGGCACCGGCGGCAAGAACGGCAGCGGCGGCACCGGCGGCGGCAAGGAGAAGGTGCCGGCCGACCCGGCGGCGAAGGTGCTGTTCAAGGTGCCGCTTCCCACCACGGACGACGTGGTGACCACCGCGGGCTCGTGGCTGACCGGCAAGGTGTACGCCAAGAGCGGCGTCGCCGAGATCGTCGGCTACGACCCGGCCAAGGGCACCAGGCTGTGGACGATCAAACTGCCCGGCCCGGTCTGCGCGGCCAGCAAGCAGGTCACCTCCGACGGCCGGACCGCGATCACCTACCAGCCGAGGTGGGACACGAAGGACCACTTCGCCGGATGCACGCAGATCGCCGCGATCGATCTGAACGCCGGCCAGAAGCTATGGACGAAGACGGTCAAGTCCGGTGACTACCCGGTCAGTTACCAGAACGTGACGGTCGGCCGGCGCACCGTCGCGGTCGGCGACACCGAGGGCGGGGCCGCCTTCGACATCGACTCCGGCAAGCCGCTGTGGCTGCCGAAACCGGGCGACGACTGCTACGACGCCGGGTACGGCGGCGGCGCCAAGCTGGTCGCGGTGCGCAGCTGCGGAGACGTCGACAACGCGCGGCTGCTCATCCAGACCCTGGACCCGAAGACGGGGAAGGTGATCTCCGAGTACCGCATGGACCAGGGCATCGACAGGGCCTCCGTCGTCTCCACCGACCCGCTGGTGGTGGCCGCCGTCGTGGGTGACGGCAGCCGGAACATGGACTACTTCTCCATCGACGACAGGACGGGGAAGCTGCTCGCGCACATCTCGGCGCCGGCCGACGCCTACGGCGGCAAGTGCGAGGGCATCACCCGCTTCGAGGACTGCCACGGGATCGTCGTCGGCAACGGCAGGCTGTACCTGCCGACCGCGGAGCACGACTCCTCCTCCGGCCTCGGCCGGACCAACTCGATCGTCGCCTTCGACCTCACCACCGGGAAGCCGACGGGCCAGCGCGCCGACGCGGGCGACGGCACCACGCTCGTGCCGCTGCGCATGGACGGGAGCAACCTGCTCGCCTACAAGCCGCCGACGTACAAGGACGGCGGTCAGGTCGTCAGCATCGACGGCGGCAGCTTCAAGGAGACCAAGCTGCTGGTGAACCCGGCCGAGCAGAAGGCGCGAGAGGCCGAGAGCAACTTCCTGCCCGACAGCCATGAGTACCTCTACCGCGACGGCCGCCTGTACATGGCGCAGATCTTCGCCCGCCGCAAGGGCACGTCGTCGATCGGCGAACAGGACCTGGTGCTGGTGTTCGGCACGAGCGGCTGA
- a CDS encoding ABC-F family ATP-binding cassette domain-containing protein, with product MAVNLVNVENVSKVYGTRALLDGVSLGVSEGDRIGVVGRNGDGKTTLIRMLAKLEEADTGRVTHSGGLRLGVLTQHDSLDPAATVRHEVIGDMADHEWAGNAKVRDVLTGLFGGLDLPGFPKGLDTVIGPLSGGERRRIALAKLLIEEQDLIVLDEPTNHLDVEGIAWLAQHLQNRRSALVCVTHDRWFLDQVCTRMWDVQRGDVYEYEGGYSDYVFARAERERIAATEEAKRQNLIRKELAWLRRGAPARTSKPRFRVEAANELIADVPPPRDSGELMKFASSRLGKTVFDLEDVTVQAGPKVLLKHVTWQLGPGDRIGLVGVNGAGKTSLLRAMAAAAYSDGEEQPAGGRIAVGRTVKLAYLSQEVAELDPTWRVLEAVQRVRERVDLGKGREMTAGQLCETFGFNKEKQWTPVGDLSGGERRRLQLLRLLMDEPNVLFLDEPTNDLDIETLTQLEDLLDGWPGSMIVISHDRFFVERTTDRVFALLGDGTLRMLPRGIDEYLERRRRMEEAVAAQTAAAAPKPATTEKSAADQRAAKKELQRIERQLDKISEKESRLHAQIAENATDFAKVADLDAQLRDLAGEREELEMRWLELAEDA from the coding sequence ATGGCCGTCAACCTGGTCAATGTCGAGAACGTCAGCAAGGTGTACGGCACCCGTGCCCTGCTGGACGGCGTCTCGCTCGGCGTGTCCGAAGGGGACCGCATCGGGGTCGTCGGACGCAACGGCGACGGCAAGACCACCCTCATCCGGATGCTGGCCAAGCTGGAGGAGGCGGACACCGGGCGGGTCACGCACTCCGGCGGGCTGCGGCTCGGCGTGCTCACGCAGCACGACTCCCTCGACCCGGCCGCCACCGTCCGGCACGAGGTGATCGGCGACATGGCCGACCACGAGTGGGCCGGCAACGCGAAGGTCAGGGACGTGCTGACCGGGCTGTTCGGCGGGCTGGACCTGCCCGGGTTCCCCAAGGGCCTGGACACCGTCATCGGTCCGCTCTCCGGCGGCGAGCGGCGCCGTATCGCGCTCGCCAAGCTCCTCATCGAGGAACAGGACCTGATCGTCCTCGACGAGCCCACCAACCACCTCGACGTCGAGGGCATCGCCTGGCTCGCGCAGCACCTGCAGAACCGGCGCTCGGCGCTGGTGTGCGTCACCCACGACCGCTGGTTCCTCGACCAGGTCTGCACCCGCATGTGGGACGTGCAGCGCGGTGACGTGTACGAGTACGAGGGCGGCTACTCCGACTACGTCTTCGCGCGCGCCGAGCGTGAGCGGATCGCCGCCACCGAGGAAGCCAAGCGGCAGAACCTGATCCGCAAGGAGCTGGCCTGGCTGCGGCGCGGCGCGCCCGCGCGCACCTCCAAGCCGCGGTTCCGCGTCGAGGCCGCCAACGAGCTGATCGCGGACGTGCCGCCGCCCCGCGACAGCGGCGAGCTGATGAAGTTCGCCTCCTCGCGGCTCGGCAAGACCGTCTTCGACCTCGAGGACGTCACCGTGCAGGCCGGACCCAAGGTGCTGCTCAAGCACGTCACCTGGCAGCTCGGCCCCGGCGACCGGATCGGTCTCGTCGGCGTGAACGGCGCGGGGAAGACCTCGCTGCTGCGGGCCATGGCCGCCGCCGCGTACTCCGACGGCGAGGAGCAGCCGGCCGGCGGCCGTATCGCCGTCGGCAGGACGGTCAAGCTCGCCTACCTCTCCCAGGAGGTCGCCGAACTCGACCCCACCTGGCGGGTGCTGGAGGCCGTGCAGCGGGTCCGCGAGCGCGTCGACCTCGGCAAGGGGCGCGAGATGACCGCCGGGCAGCTGTGCGAGACGTTCGGCTTCAACAAGGAGAAGCAGTGGACGCCGGTCGGCGACCTGTCGGGCGGTGAGCGGCGGCGGCTGCAGCTGCTGCGCCTGCTGATGGACGAGCCCAACGTCCTCTTCCTGGACGAGCCCACCAACGACCTCGACATCGAGACCCTCACCCAGCTCGAGGACCTCCTCGACGGCTGGCCCGGCTCGATGATCGTCATCTCCCACGACCGGTTCTTCGTCGAGCGCACCACGGACCGCGTCTTCGCCCTCCTCGGCGACGGCACCCTGCGGATGCTGCCGCGCGGCATCGACGAGTACCTGGAGCGGCGCCGGCGCATGGAGGAGGCGGTCGCCGCGCAGACCGCCGCCGCGGCGCCCAAGCCGGCCACCACGGAGAAGAGCGCCGCCGACCAGCGCGCCGCGAAGAAGGAACTCCAGAGGATCGAGCGCCAGTTGGACAAGATCTCCGAGAAGGAGTCCAGGCTGCACGCCCAGATCGCCGAGAACGCCACCGACTTCGCGAAGGTCGCCGACCTGGACGCCCAGCTGCGCGACCTCGCGGGCGAGCGCGAGGAACTGGAGATGCGCTGGCTGGAGTTGGCGGAGGACGCGTAG
- a CDS encoding Uma2 family endonuclease, which translates to MAAESVKHRVQWPVPPQDGYTVDDLFTLPDLPPHTELIDGSLVFASPQRYFHFAAIDLLVNGLRSTVPSGFKVAREMTVVLDRRNGPEPDISVVRKEAVTDRRQTHFKAADVLLAVEVVSPDSEARDHNSKPLKYAAAGIPHFWLVEMAGQDDHPAVQVYELAEATGTYALTGIYHEHVKLSVPYDIAIDLTAIDNL; encoded by the coding sequence ATGGCCGCCGAGTCCGTAAAGCACCGCGTCCAGTGGCCGGTGCCCCCGCAGGACGGCTACACCGTGGACGACCTGTTCACGCTGCCGGATCTCCCGCCGCACACCGAGCTGATCGACGGGAGCCTGGTTTTCGCGAGTCCGCAGCGCTACTTCCACTTCGCCGCGATCGACCTTCTGGTGAACGGGCTGCGCAGCACCGTACCGTCCGGCTTCAAGGTCGCACGCGAGATGACAGTGGTGCTGGACCGACGCAACGGCCCCGAACCGGACATCTCCGTGGTCCGGAAAGAAGCCGTCACCGACCGGCGTCAAACCCACTTCAAGGCCGCCGACGTCCTGCTCGCCGTCGAGGTGGTGTCGCCGGACTCCGAGGCCCGCGACCACAACAGCAAGCCGCTCAAGTACGCGGCAGCAGGCATCCCCCACTTCTGGCTCGTCGAGATGGCGGGCCAGGACGACCACCCCGCGGTCCAGGTGTACGAACTCGCCGAGGCCACCGGCACCTACGCACTGACCGGCATCTATCACGAGCACGTCAAGCTCAGCGTGCCCTACGACATCGCCATCGACCTGACCGCCATCGACAACCTCTGA
- a CDS encoding outer membrane protein assembly factor BamB family protein, whose product MTQPPSQPPQGGFGAPQDQPPQGGGFGAPQPPPAQGGFGPPSVPQNPPGAPQSAPGAPGAPAAPPPPAGPPQPGYGHPQQPGPYGAPAPYGYPQQPGPYGAAPQPGFGHPQQPPYPGAPAPASGGRKTALVIGAAVAALLVIGGTVYAVTSGGGDGGKKKPVAQRSDGSQHSSSGSPSPSSGGGDDPEDLNAGRKAGEAKVLWYKPAPDAPGGGADAPGMWVTGKAVVKAAYKQVFAYGVGDGRPAWGPLSFPQKICAVTPQKSADDKVVVAYMSGAGDNAKCNQLQQIDLGTGEKGWSAKVADGGLFDSALNVELTVSGRTLMVGRSESGTAYDIDSGKKLYDKEKYGAACFPAAYAGGSDRLIQVSSCGAGGSNAHDEIQELDPATGKVRWSQPVKKGWQVTRAFSVDPLVVYLTNQDKKAWNISTFTKNGTFRSEVKVDEKFGPRCGWAILERDLQGCQGVAADADTLYLPTNATASANEIVAIGLADGKAKWRVKSPANEPMYPVKAEGGKLVAYVQPSFDAGGQVVSIPAAGSSHGVTKLLQNPQGTAEIEDTFYDSVVDWADGRFFISSGRLSGSDQAKEKLIMAFGN is encoded by the coding sequence ATGACCCAGCCGCCCAGTCAGCCGCCGCAGGGCGGGTTCGGAGCGCCACAGGACCAGCCACCGCAGGGTGGCGGATTCGGCGCGCCCCAGCCGCCTCCGGCCCAGGGCGGCTTCGGCCCCCCGAGCGTCCCGCAGAACCCTCCGGGCGCGCCCCAGTCCGCCCCCGGCGCCCCGGGCGCACCCGCCGCGCCCCCGCCGCCGGCCGGCCCGCCGCAGCCCGGTTACGGCCACCCGCAGCAGCCGGGCCCGTACGGCGCCCCCGCCCCCTACGGCTATCCGCAGCAGCCGGGACCCTACGGGGCGGCGCCCCAGCCCGGTTTCGGCCACCCGCAGCAGCCGCCGTATCCGGGTGCGCCCGCCCCCGCGTCCGGCGGGAGGAAGACCGCGCTGGTCATCGGCGCCGCGGTGGCCGCCCTGCTCGTCATCGGCGGCACGGTGTACGCGGTCACGAGCGGCGGTGGCGACGGCGGCAAGAAGAAGCCGGTCGCGCAGCGGAGCGACGGCTCCCAGCACTCCTCCTCCGGTTCGCCGAGCCCGTCGAGCGGCGGCGGTGACGACCCGGAGGACCTCAACGCGGGCCGCAAGGCCGGTGAGGCGAAGGTGCTCTGGTACAAGCCGGCCCCGGACGCCCCCGGCGGCGGCGCCGACGCGCCCGGCATGTGGGTCACCGGCAAGGCGGTGGTGAAGGCGGCGTACAAGCAGGTCTTCGCCTACGGCGTCGGCGACGGCCGGCCCGCCTGGGGCCCGCTCTCCTTCCCGCAGAAGATATGCGCGGTCACCCCGCAGAAGTCGGCGGACGACAAGGTCGTCGTCGCCTACATGAGCGGCGCGGGCGACAACGCGAAGTGCAACCAGCTGCAGCAGATCGACCTGGGCACCGGCGAGAAGGGCTGGAGCGCCAAGGTCGCCGACGGCGGGCTGTTCGACAGCGCGCTCAACGTCGAACTGACCGTGAGCGGCAGGACGCTGATGGTGGGGCGTTCGGAGTCGGGCACGGCGTACGACATCGACAGCGGCAAGAAGCTGTACGACAAGGAGAAGTACGGCGCCGCCTGCTTCCCGGCCGCCTACGCGGGCGGCAGCGACCGGCTGATCCAGGTGTCCTCCTGCGGCGCCGGCGGCAGCAACGCGCACGACGAGATCCAGGAACTGGACCCGGCCACCGGCAAGGTGCGCTGGTCCCAGCCGGTGAAGAAGGGCTGGCAGGTCACCCGTGCCTTCTCCGTTGACCCGCTGGTGGTCTATCTGACCAACCAGGACAAGAAGGCCTGGAACATCTCCACCTTCACCAAGAACGGCACGTTCCGCTCCGAGGTGAAGGTCGACGAGAAGTTCGGCCCGCGCTGCGGCTGGGCGATCCTCGAACGCGATCTGCAGGGCTGCCAGGGCGTGGCCGCGGACGCCGACACGCTGTACCTGCCGACGAACGCCACCGCGAGCGCCAACGAGATCGTCGCCATCGGCCTGGCCGACGGGAAGGCGAAGTGGCGGGTGAAGTCCCCGGCGAACGAGCCGATGTACCCGGTGAAGGCCGAGGGCGGCAAGCTCGTCGCCTATGTGCAGCCGTCGTTCGACGCGGGCGGCCAGGTGGTGTCGATCCCGGCCGCCGGCTCCTCCCACGGCGTCACCAAGCTGCTGCAGAACCCGCAGGGCACCGCCGAGATCGAGGACACCTTCTACGACAGCGTCGTGGACTGGGCCGACGGGCGGTTCTTCATCTCCTCCGGCCGGCTGTCCGGCAGCGACCAGGCGAAGGAGAAGCTGATCATGGCCTTCGGCAACTGA